In Setaria italica strain Yugu1 chromosome I, Setaria_italica_v2.0, whole genome shotgun sequence, the genomic window TATTGATTGATGAATTTACCTCACAAGAGATAAGAACTGAAATAACAATAGGAGATAAGTGGGAATGGAGTTGCGAGCATACCACACCAGGACAAGCTGACAACTCCACGTGTGTTGCTTCCGACAAACCTTTGAGAAACACACAGTTGTTGCGGTTACCATCAGACCCGTAATAATATCGACAACCCTCACTAGAATCATCACCGCAATCGCCGGTGCCACCATCAATACAGTAGTCCTCAGAATAACCAGCAAGGCTGACAATTGCTCTTTCTAGGGATGGTATGCATTCAAGCAGAGGAGTCCTACCATAGCAACGAATTAGCTCCAGTGAAACAAGACTTGGCAACGAAATTCTGGTGCGGTTTCCCCGGCGAAATTCACAATTAATCATGATTAGTTTCTTCAAGGATGCAGATAGCAGTTTGCCAGCATTTACGAAGCAGTACTTCATCCTCAGAACTACAAGTGCGGGACAGCCTGAAAAATCAAGAATGCTGTCGTTGGCATCAACGCAGGCAAGCTCTAGCCTCACGAGGTGCTGGCTGACGAGAGGCAGATGAGGTAGACAGAAACTTTCCAATTCGGCAAAAGATAATCGGAACACCTGGACATTGAGGCGCACAGCATCCATGATCCAGTGGCTCACGTGCTGCTTCTTGGCAAGCAGGAAGTAGTCAAAGTCGAAGTCGCCCGCATCGAATTTCATCTTGCATGACTCCACTGGCGCGCAGCTCCCTCGGAGGCTGAGCAGTCGGTCCACGAAGGCGACGAACTTGTCGGCGTCGCGCCACCCCTTGACGCCGGTGATGCGGATCCCCGGCGCGGACCTCCAGAGGTGGCGCCAGCGCCGGGCGAGCACGCACGTCCGCACCGCGTCGTGCGCTGGCAGGAGGGACAGCACGTGGTGGAGGACGCCCTCCGGTAGGCCGCTGATGCGGTCCGTGCCGCCACACGCGGTGGACGCCTCGTCGTCCTTGCTCCGCTTCTGAAGCCGCATTCCGTCGAACATGTGGCGTGCGTCCTCTCTACAAGGCATCGGGTGAGCAGCTACATGAGGATTGAAAGGGCGCGGATGGAGAATGAGAGAGGCACGCACTAGGGAAGGAACGCGGATGGCCTTCCTAACCTGTGACACCGTctggcctcctccgccgccgctactCGCTCGCTCGGCGGATGAGCGGGGACTGGGAGGTCACCTGGCCAGACCGTCAGAGAATGAGAGAAGTGAAGATGGAATTTCGAATTTTCTTCCATGGAGTACTCCTCAGTCCCTATGGGAAGCATGCTGGTCAAATTTTTTATTTGTCACCGTGGGAAGCGTGctggttaatttttttttaagtttaactatatttgtagaaaatattagcaacatttatatttttaaatagatttattataaaaatagattCATCGATCTATCTAATTATACTAAttatgtatcataaatattaattttttttatatatttggtCAAAGTTAATTACGATTGAATTCTAAGATGTAAGAATGacagggacggagggagtactacgcTAGTAGCACACAATAGTAGCAATGTTTACATGTTTATTATTGTATGATAAATGTTTTTCTACAAAGGTTATTGTTTATCGTTTTGCAAGATGGTTATGAACAAATGAGCTTTATGGTTCTGTAAGTGTAACTTCCTTTTTTCCACGAAAATGCTGCTTGAGTAACGTGTTTTATTATGTAGGATAATGCAAGGTCAACACAAAAGACTATACACAATACTACATTGGCACTATGGCAGTTACCATACCATGGCGTCAATTACCACATCACCATCCTATTGGATTACTACCCCCCCCCGGTCACATAAAGAGTGAAATTCcagtatttttaaaaaaaaattaaaaaaaaagtgcaatcCTAGAAAATAGATCTAACTACCTGTCTAATTAAGTGGTTAGATCTGATTTGTATGTCAAAACTTACTGCACGTGACCAACAAATGAGAGCATTAGAGTCTTTTCACGCTACTACTAATATGTTTTAAAAAATTAGAATTGCACTCTTTgtgggatggaaggagtatcGATTGTCATCTTTCTCGGCGCCACGCTAAGAGTATTCATTTGTGAGACGGCATCAGATGGCTCTCACATCACAGCATCAGATAGGCTATTAGATCACTCATCACTGCGATCACATCAGCAGGCCTCTGTAGTCTGCCCTGCTCGCAGAAGTGCAAGTGCAATGCAGTCAGGCATTACTCATCCGCGCGGCCAGAACTTGTCGTCCCCTAACCACTCTGCAAACCACACCTAACACACCTAAAACGTTGTGCGAACTAACCCACAGGCTGAATCTTAAAAGAATCCTATCGGACTCTCGTTCTCGGTGCTTGTCCATCGTCAACCGGCGCCGCCTAGGAAGCTCACGCCATGGTGGAGGGAGCAGCTCGATGAAGAACATAAAACTTGAAGAAGCCGGTGGTTAATGGGAGAGGAGAGACacgtaaataaataaaagattCTTACTCTTTCTCCATCTGACAGCTACACAGGTATTGATGGAAATATAAgtacttttagttttaatttaatctagaaatgaatcatgaatacgatgaacagatagcAGATTAAATTAGACATGTCTACgtaagatctagacaagtctatcattgcaaatagaatcacatattctaccatactatccagtgctatcagactgcaacagatcataataactaatatggaagacataatttgagataagagatcgtaacGTTTCTTTTTTGATGAAGatcggctcctggacgactaccgggtacagcaggcgacgacgatcagcaacCTGACGTGGTTCGCGATGGCGAGTGACGCCCAagtgacgaagaggtagacgagctgTGGTGAAAGAGTTGACAAAGAACTtggcgaagcggaggaagcgatcgagcagtcgcgcagagtgcttcccaaaaaccttattcgccctctcccagTGTAGGATCACTGAAGatgacggttccggagacctgctttcccaatcgccggtgcacaccgacaatcgggatggagtagactacggtggcggcgcaacagcgagaggaggcaaaaccCTAACTCGAATAGATCTGTTTTCGGTAGagtattcgccctctcccggtgcaggatcgctgaagacgacagttccggagacctgctctcccaatcgccggtgcacgccgacaatcgggatggagtagactacggtggcggcgcaacagcgagaggaggcaaaaccCTAACTCGAATAGATCTGTTTTCGGTAGAGGCCAGTAGGTCACATATATAGGAGGGTCCACGATTCCcacgtcgcgatcgtgatctaaaccgattaggattccatatatctcgctgacttaaagaccaagtaactaaaaaataaaacggTAAAAGGAAACTACTCCCCTACAAGGTGAGGGGTCGGATTTTGGCAGACcatccccaccccaccccacccagcAAGGCATGGCGAGCAAGTGCACACAAGTagagctctccttctctccccacacacttagcttggaggagtggagacaacttccatatttaagttggtcatccttctcctccactagcaatgtgggactaaagacttgcactaCTCCACCTCTTACCCACATGGGCCtatgagatttatttggaattctgaaattactacGGGCTAGACCCATTATTTCAACCGGTATAGGGTGTATgcctactttcttgtggtcCATTCGCAGGAAATCGAACGGTGGAGGACACCGACATCGCGGCACACCAGCGCCAAAGTGAATTAGCGTTTGTGAAATATTTTCTTAGACGGTTTAGTGGGCTCCCACATTACAGCGTCAGATAGGCTATCAGATCACTCATCAGTACGATCACATCAGGCCAGGAGCAGATACACAGGGGGCTAGGCCTACATGCTCAGAGATAACAAAAATTTACCATGTATTAAGGAGGtggagaagaaaaaagagaggaaaaagaagacaaAGGAGGTATTAAGGAGGtggagaagaaaaaagagaggaaaaagaagacaaAGGAGGAAAAGAGGAGGGAGAtggagaagaaaaaagagagaaagaagaaggaaaagaggaggaagaagaaggatagGGTAGATGACCCTCCTTAGAAGCTAGCCTGCATTCGCCACTGCATCAGGCCTCTGGAGTCTGTACTGCGCGCACAAGTGCAGATCCAATGCAATCAGGCGACCCAGCCGGGACGTCGCGGAGGAGAGGCCAGCCCGTGGAATCGTGGAACGGACCCAGCAGGAGCCACGAGCTAGCGCGAGCGAGGGAGGAAAAGCTGGTGGCCCGGTGGAGTCGCGCGTGCGGCTCTCTCTGTCTGAATGTTGTGGCCCGCCGGGCTGGTCAGTGGTGAAAAACTATTGAACTATTGGGCTGGAAGAAATCAAGCTCAGACGAGCATTTATGGGTCCAGAAGCAGAAGCGATCGACTGGCTCTCTGTATGGGCTTTGCAACTGGTAGCCAATAGAGATTAGAGCCGTAACTATCCACTATCCTTTTCAGTTGTCATCCGGCAATGCAGTCTTCAGCAATTGTTTgggatttttttctaaaaaaactgtTTTcgcaaataaaaaacaaatgATTGGGGGTTTGTGATGTTGAATTTTCCCCACAGGCCACATCAGCGCGGTGCCGGTGCATAGTCTTTGCCAGTAGAAGTGAGATGAAGGTCTTGCAGCAAACTTAATGCTGTCCATTCACTGTTTCCCTCAGCTCCCCTTCACATAAATAGAGGTGTCATTGGTACAAATGATTTGCTGAAACAGTAGTTAAATCAATCTGTCAGATCATGTACACACCGATGCTCGCAATTCCTTTTTAGAAAAAGGACGCTCACATTTTTttagggcaaaaaaaaaaggatgctcACAATTCTGCATACATGGAAAAATCATTTTTCATTATCTTGATCTGATGTTTCATTAGAGTGCCCTACCGACATCGTTtcactggtggaaaagtgagcattagttTCGGTTGGATAGAGTCATATCTCTCGAatatccaactgggactaatctTTCGGTACTAAAagtccccctctttagtcccggatcactCACCCGGGAGTGAAAaccatctttagtcccggttggtaataccacctggataccaaccgggactaaagatcttttttttaccctgaattcttttccatattaatgctaattgttgcttcacacacacatatatatacctatacgtatacatccttagcgtacactatttacacgtatacgctcgtattgtatgcatgtcatatatatatatatatatatatatatatttcatgatagtatatgcataatattaattataactactatatatacaataatttgtcttCTTAATTCCTAGGATCCTCCCGCGATGGAGTTGCTCGATTCAGCTactgaatgtccatcgtaataaaattcccctttgggatttatcacctcatccaccagaaatcctatgagactTTCTTGGATTGCTAAAAGActatccttctccaagagttcttcgctAATCCGCCACACCTGTAATTtcgaaatatgtgaatgttacaccaataattaaatataaggatctagaaaataattaattattaataggtttattttacgtacatttATATCGTTCGATAGcaccttgtccctcacgaaATGGTGTATGTGCTCACAGACTAGTATCCACGTAAAAtattcccttgttcctatctcaagcactttagcgGAAAAattaagttatgaaatattcgtgttacagaatatacaaaatgtgcaaacttcatacataccgggaaAGTTatactgaatgtaagtttttctttgaaatcaccacGGTGATACTTacggaattgtttccatgcgctgcgaattaaaataatgaatgatatagtgttaggtgaaaatttaggaaacaaagttttgcatagagataaaggtccagaattattacaagttaagcatatcttgaatgtcttggtattCGTCCTTtagtttcctcaatgaatcaaacacaatagcattgcttttatcaatcataattataagaagaatccagtggtaactgtgtacataaatattcatattagaactaactggtaacgaaaggaaaatgaaaatagacagTACCCGCACTTACTTAAAGTTTtaaggcagtagtatgtattgttTATAATTCTGTTACTCCAAGAATTTATATATTGCGCCCAATGTAGACTTTAGTTTATCCTGTATCTGCTTGTGGTTAACAAGCGTTGGGTCTATGAAGCCAACGTTGAAGTAGGATTCTAAGCGGCACAtctgaatttgcatcctacaAAGTTAGTGGgatgacacacacacacaataatGACCTGAGCtaaaattaacatctaataaacacacacttacagaacTCAGGCGCTGATAAGAGATACATCAAGGgtatcttgatggtacacttcataaatatccttgaattctaatCATagcagtttctcaccttcaccaaaaaaatcaatcggtttaacaagaagagcgaacatgGTTCTGTCATTGACTGAttgctccatgtaccactgatggaattcatacaacTTAGTTGTGAGCTTCtgtaccaattcaggcctgattagaggcttgcctaactcaaaattccatttagg contains:
- the LOC101771795 gene encoding F-box protein At5g03100 isoform X2; the encoded protein is MFDGMRLQKRSKDDEASTACGGTDRISGLPEGVLHHVLSLLPAHDAVRTCVLARRWRHLWRSAPGIRITGVKGWRDADKFVAFVDRLLSLRGSCAPVESCKMKFDAGDFDFDYFLLAKKQHVSHWIMDAVRLNVQVFRLSFAELESFCLPHLPLVSQHLVRLELACVDANDSILDFSGCPALVVLRMKYCFVNAGKLLSASLKKLIMINCEFRRGNRTRISLPSLVSLELIRCYGRTPLLECIPSLERAIVSLAGYSEDYCIDGGTGDCGDDSSEGCRYYYGSDGNRNNCVFLKGLSEATHVELSACPGVFVFNRDLKWCPIFTKLKTLLLDEWCVADCNALICFLQHSPALEKLTLQLYMASQYPVKTDGRYNPLELPFASHHLKIVEIKCEEVDGRVHKILSSLNTYGIPLNHIEIQQTNRSSGSGYVNLVCTGFS
- the LOC101771795 gene encoding F-box/LRR-repeat protein At3g59200 isoform X1, producing the protein MEENSKFHLHFSHSLTVWPGDLPVPAHPPSERVAAAEEARRCHREDARHMFDGMRLQKRSKDDEASTACGGTDRISGLPEGVLHHVLSLLPAHDAVRTCVLARRWRHLWRSAPGIRITGVKGWRDADKFVAFVDRLLSLRGSCAPVESCKMKFDAGDFDFDYFLLAKKQHVSHWIMDAVRLNVQVFRLSFAELESFCLPHLPLVSQHLVRLELACVDANDSILDFSGCPALVVLRMKYCFVNAGKLLSASLKKLIMINCEFRRGNRTRISLPSLVSLELIRCYGRTPLLECIPSLERAIVSLAGYSEDYCIDGGTGDCGDDSSEGCRYYYGSDGNRNNCVFLKGLSEATHVELSACPGVFVFNRDLKWCPIFTKLKTLLLDEWCVADCNALICFLQHSPALEKLTLQLYMASQYPVKTDGRYNPLELPFASHHLKIVEIKCEEVDGRVHKILSSLNTYGIPLNHIEIQQTNRSSGSGYVNLVCTGFS